aagaaggggggggggagtttataatttttcccAAGTTATTTAGTATAGAAGGTGATATTGAGCCAGATaactctaatatatatattttttgaacgATAATGGGAATCCTCagttatatttattaatcaatcgagaatatattttctttttctttttatcattttaaaagaatacacccccataaactaattaaatatgttcTATGTATGTGTGTATATGTGCTAACGACCAAATATTTATAATGTGGGCATAAATATTTCAAGTTGTGAACTTAAATAAATTCAGCATAGTTTtggactaattaattaactataattataGTGAAAGTCGTCTTTGTGTCATGGCATATACTCAACATTCAACTCTCTTCTCACCTGAATGCGAAATTGCAAGTACAACACAAACAAATAGAATGTtatccaaaaaccaaaaaacaaaaagaatgttAAATAACTATTCCAAGCATATACTAGAGCCGCATAATTTCCCTGTAGCATATGATGGCAAATATCTATGTAGGTCCAAGCTAATGCTGAGATTACGTACcattaaaataatcattaattcaAGTTCGCCACATGGGGATTTCTTCTTCAAATGTGTAGTAAAAATGAGATTCATGCATAAGGTATTTCATTTACACACACATATTGATGAGGCGCCATGCATTTATACATGGAAGAACATGCACGAGCAATTTAATTCATCAGCAACCGATCCTTGAAAGTTTATTTGATGAGCATTTATACTGTTTAAGTTTATTTGACTATTCAATTATAGACTTTTTCTGTATGAATCCACGTTCGATCCTTGAAACATGCGTGAGCCATTTCAATTTTTCACGATGTAATTAAGACGGAGTCTTCGAAAATTGCCTGACTTTGTGCCCGAGGCCTAAGTACTGATTTCACTCTGCACTTATCCCccatttattttggtttagcTAATTAGTTGCTATGTCATATAAGACTTTGATTTTATATCAAACaattttaatctaataacttaaactattaaataaaatttaaaaatataaattatattattttttaacaattaaaaaaccaaattcatcACGACTTAATTGTTCAAGAATTGGATTGGATTAGATTAGTTGACCTAAGAGTTTTGCAAGTTAGTAtccttttaagaattttttttttaaagaaccaaaatatttcaaataaaaaaccaatattaataaaaaaacattgattaaaattaatcccAATTTGGTTTTATAACTATGGTTTTTAGTATTTCAAGTCTTATCACTCTACAAATCACATAAAACTAATGAAGTAAGCTAATATCTTTTAAAGTTTGAACAAGAATTTGACAGTTATGGGAACATATATAAGTGGAGTCAAGATAAGATGGAAACcttgatttctcttttttacCGTCTTCGATATTGGAACACAAGACAAGAAACCCCATGTGGGAAACTTATTACATGGGCTGGCCTGCTCCGATCCATGGGGAGATTACTTGTCACTCTGAGTTACTTGAAAACAGTTTCATGTCTGAATCAGCTATATTAATTTGACGAGAGAAATTGACATAAACATGATAATCACGTTACTTATCTCTTGACCCCCTAGGTTAAGTCATTTCGGATTGATTTATTAAAGTTAGGCAAGAATAGGGACCAAATTAAAAGTGGCTACGTACATGCTTTACAAGTGGTTAGTCTTCAAAAAAAGTTGATACATGAACATCGAGTAAGCTACGTCCAGAGCCTTTCACACATCAAGCATTGTTGTGAATgcatgtgtttgtgtgtgtgttttgaagACACGCACTAAAAACACACCAAAAGGCCATTCAGACAGGAATTTTGGTTTCTGAACTATGTATGTGATTGCACAATAGCCTTAATTATTCCAAAATTTAAATGTAGTATATATGATCTCATCTTCGAAGGGTACTGACGAACGATCATGGAAACTAATCTACGATGCAGACGAGATATGATAGGATTACGATGCCGTACtgcttgtttttaaataatatttagtaaattCTGATATCTCAAAGGTCaggaggatatatatatatatatatataatattatatatatatatatatactaattaatATTCAGAACCTGTCCCGAGCATCTCGCCGTAAATCCatgaaaactatatattaagCCACCAGAGCCGTGAAAAGAAACATGCATGGGGATAAGGAGAAATTAAAATGGTTAGTATATTGGCTATTGATTGCTAGTTTAAAACAGAAACCAATGGATTTTCAATATTCAAaggaagtttaaattattatctaATTCCTTTATGTTTGGAATCTTTGTTGGTGTTTTTAAGTATATTTGGGacataagaagaaaagaaaaacaaatgttttaataaaacaatattggtTAACAAGAGCTAATGGACAATGCTATAGATATCATCATGTAATgttttatcttataaaaaatattgtaattatcttgtataattatttatatgttGCCCTtatggagagaaagagagggagtCCGCCATATTAggttaagtcttttattttacacaaaatattattttattatttaggatttcaaacaaaaagaaataagatGTAATTGCCTTCAGAACTCaagaataaagaataatttagacaaaaaaacccaaaagctATTAATGCGATTTCAAATGGgaacaaaggaaataaaaagtatattgtTTCTATTGCACATGCCATCCATTTTGTCCCATCAAAAAACAcgaaaagtgaaaagaattaGACGCAATAAGAGAAAACATTGTGAGATTAAGGCCATGATTTTTGGGTAATAAGaacttaattaaaagaaataccCTCTTTTATTTCCGTACTTTGCTCCACCTGTCACGTTCAAGCCCACTTTTCAACAATTTCATTTGGCAAAAATTCTTTCATATAATGTGTATTAATAGCCAAAAATAACGTGGAAAACTATCTACGTTATCAACTTTTCAAGGTTGAGGCACTAAGACATGGAATGAATTGACTTCCTAATCTATGTTAATGTTTTCCATTAACAGGGAGTTAGTTATTGTTAGGTTATGGTAGTTAAATGTTGTtcgaattaaataatttaaaattttgtaaatgatgaataaatcggtatatatatatatatatatatatatatatatatatatatatatatataatctttagtttctaatttttaatctaATGATCTCTTCTAtggttatattaaaaatttgatatgTGAATTTCACTAATTACTACTACAACATTAATTACCATtaagtaataataattagtttttaaaaatagcatTTAATTTCTATCTCGAGgtagaaaaaatatgtttgcctgttattaatttatactttaaattgacaaaaatttattttaaaactattctaacaataaatttcttttatatttaattttttttaaattgatttattttatcatgagaAAACTAATCAATATGAATGCATTAATAGCATCcgttatttcattttatttttccaataaaaGATGAACATATGGATTTTGccttatattttcaaatatccaACAGTAAATCTCCACATGCATTCTATATCCAGACTTCCTATAAATACCACCTTCAGCTGCTTCAGATTCCCATCTCTCCATCTCAACTTATACTCATCACTTGCatcttttcaaatattatccGATACCATAAAGATCAATGGCAGGCCTTCCACTTCCAATGATCCCTCGTCCTATTACCCTTTTCTTCATCGTTTTCTTTGCGTTCTCACCTTCAGCAAAGGCAGCACAATTTAGTGTGTTAAGTTATGGTGCCAAACCTGATGGAAAAACTGACTCAACCAAGGCCTTTGCTGCTGCTTGGGCACATGCATGTGCCTCAACACAACCAGCCACAATTTCTGTTCCTAAAGGGAGTTTCTCTTTAGGTCAAGTGAGGTTTCAGGGTCCTTGCAAGAACCGTGCTATCTTGCTACGTATAGATGGTACCCTGGTCGCACCATCAGATTATAAGGTCATTGGCAACGCTAAAAATTGGCTAATCTTTGAGCATGTTAATGGGGTTGCTGTATCTGGAGGGACTCTTGATGGCCAGGGTGCTGGACTGTGGTCTTGCAAGAATTCCGGCAAGGGTTGCCCCAGAGGCGCAACGGTATGATAATAAAGCACATGCATGCAATATTTTGGTCAGTAGACTAGAGATagatgttatatttttcaaggtcttaattttcttgttgattTATTTACTGTGCAGTCACTTGAGTTTACCAATTCAAACAATATTGCAATCACCGGATTGGCGTCATTAAATAG
This DNA window, taken from Populus alba chromosome 17, ASM523922v2, whole genome shotgun sequence, encodes the following:
- the LOC118029657 gene encoding polygalacturonase-like, with the protein product MAGLPLPMIPRPITLFFIVFFAFSPSAKAAQFSVLSYGAKPDGKTDSTKAFAAAWAHACASTQPATISVPKGSFSLGQVRFQGPCKNRAILLRIDGTLVAPSDYKVIGNAKNWLIFEHVNGVAVSGGTLDGQGAGLWSCKNSGKGCPRGATSLEFTNSNNIAITGLASLNSQLFHIVINSCQNVKVQGVKVSAAGNSPNNGWHSRSIINRVSPY